A window of Nicotiana sylvestris chromosome 8, ASM39365v2, whole genome shotgun sequence genomic DNA:
ACAAGAAAAAGCCAAAAAaccacttattttggaccggagggagtagctGTCAAACTTCACAACTACGTAATCATTTAATACTTGCTACAAACTACGGACTTGGACCAGAAATTAGCCACATGCATGGATATATAAATAGCAGCCGCCAAATTTAATTACTCCCTCTGGTCCACAATAAGTGTCCAATTTGCTTTAAccattaaaaaaaatactaaacttTAGATAAAAGTAGTTAGTATAACTAAACTGCTCTtaattaaatattgcaacatAGTTAATATGAAGAGTAAAAACCTTTTTAGGAATACATACATTAAGataattttggaaaaacaaattgaattgttttttggttatataaatagacacttattttggatcaaaataaaaaagtaaattgatcacttattatgAACCGGATGAGGTAGAATTTTCCCTTTCTTAATGGTTTTCTTTTTCAGTAAGAGTTTACCTTTGATACGTTTTTCAGGATTAATATCCACTCCTATTATTTTCGATGCACCTCTGGTTCGTGCCCCTTCCACAACCTGCACCcaattttaaatttgaattaattgTTTTGCTAATCTTATTTTGAAATTGGTCAGTTTAAATCACATAATAATTGCCAAGATATTGTTTAACCCCTTCTGTTACTGTAATAGATTCTCCTTAAATTCATAGTTATTCCCTTACAATGCTTCAATCCATAAAAAGGGGAACTAATAAAGCTATGATTGGAGAATTAAATCAAAGTATACTGTTGACTTTAGAACGATGGAGAAGTATATTGAAACACAAATTTCCTTGATATAATAAAAACTATGACGAATCTCTATGTTAGTTGACTTAGTTCCATGAATTGTGTCACGGACTAATACAAGTCAACGTGGGCAAGTTGTAGTGATTCtttaagaggaaagaaaaaggagaaagcTACTACCATACCAAATAGGAAAAAGATCAGAAATTAAATTTTATGAATTTATCCTTTagaatttttaaaattataaatttatatctattatttttaataattttttacacataaatattatattatatgtcaAAAATACTAATGTAAAGCTGCATCCGTCCCTACCGAGGCCATCTAAAAGATGGTGACAGAAAATTGACGTACTAATTAATTAGATGGGTTTGGGAAATGGGGACAGTTGTGTCAACAAAGTAACAGATATTCCGAAGAAATCCAacatcaacttgatgcctatgcTCTCGTTGACAATCACAATACTATACACGACAAATGGCTAAATATATCTCTTTGCTTTCAAATATTATTTATCTGTATCCTTCGTTATATTATTGGGTTATTTATACCTCTGTCATTATTATTTGGAACAAAAATACTCATATTTTGGATGGAGTGCCATGTGACAACACCAGATTAAAATGACCCATTTTTTTTTTTACCCAACCCGTTTTATAAAAAACCCACAACCCGAaccatattttcatttttcagtaattttaaagaattttctttttgtaaaacttaaaaagaattgcaaaatatttttttaaaccgAGTAGATACTGAAAAATTTTTGCAAAACAaattgtaaaaactgaaaaagtcattttttaacaaaatatttttgttttttaacaaaatattttcgttttttaaaaactgaaaaaatatttccaacaaaatattttcgtttttgaaaaatattttttttccagtttttttatagattttgtttttataaaaactgaaaaaacaaatttgtataaactgaattttttttttgtaaaacaggaaaaaaaatattttcgttttttaaaaactgaaaaaattattgtcaacaaaatattttcgtttttaaattttttttttcattttttcagttttttaaaataattttgttttgtaaaaactggaaaaacaaatttgtaaaaatagaaaaaaaatattttttgttttttaacaaaatattatcattttttaaaaactgaaatttaaaaaaaaaatctagaaaaagaaaagaaaataggggtcgggttgtgggttttttaaaaaatgggtcgGGTAAAAAAAAGAAATGGGTCGTTTTAATCTGATGTTGCCACGTGGCACTCCATCCAAAATAAGAGTATTTTTGTTTTAAAGTATGACAGTAAGGGTATAGATAACCCAATAGTATGCCGGTAGGGGTATAGATAACCCAATAGTATAACGAGAAGTACAGATAAACAATATTTGAAATTAAAGGGATATATTTAGCACTTTGCCGTACTATAAAAGAAGTAGAGAGCTAGTAGAAAACAAGCTAGAAAAAAGAGCTTCAGGTCCACTTATAATAATTACTGTATATCATTTACTTATGAATTAATGGATGGTTGGATGTTATAAtcttatttttgtaaaaataccTTTCTAATTCTCAGATAGTCCGGGATTAAACCATTTAACAAGTACAGAACCATATTGTTGTAAAGCCTAAAGACAGAAAAGTGATTAATTAGGAACTTACAGCCAAACCGACAGCTCCTAATCCAAATACTGCCACCGTTTCCCCTGTTTGAACGTCAGCCGTGTTCCACGCAGCTCCTAAACCTACATCATCAATTATCCATTTCATTCTCTTTAATATAATTGTATACACAACTTGCATAATtattggaacaagttgagaaatAGCAGTTTCCTGCAGAAGTAGGACACCAAAAATCTTGTCCTTTTGGTAATGAATAAGCCTGCGTATTTCACCCCGCAAAGGAACCTTGAACTTAGTGGCGAAGCCATGAAATTTAATAAGGGTATTTAAATTTGAATACCTTTTATTAGTGGGCTATTCAAATGTGTTCAAAATCTATTttttaatcaataacaagtaattattttatcttatatataatataatttttcgCGAAGGGTGCTCAATTGATCACCCTTGGGCCAACATAGCTTCGCCCCTGCTTGGAGCAACGATAAAGTTATCTCCATGTGACTTGTAGGTCACGAGTTTGAGTCGTGGAAGCAATCACTAATGCTTGTAATAAGATAAACTGCATACATCATACTCCTTAGAGTGCGGCCCGTCCTCGGTCCATGCGTGAACGTGGAATAATGTGTACACACGACTGCTCTTTTTTACATGTATTCATCGCACTAGATGTATATTTCTGAATTTAGGGGTGTCAAATGGACGGGTTAGACAGATTTTGGGCGGGTCAAAACGGATTGAGTCAATAATTGGATGGGTCATTTGACCCGCCCAAAAGTTACTTGGGCTAAGATGGGTTGTGTCAATATGGGCTAAAATTTGGATCATAATCCAAAACCGCCCAACTCTTATCGATCTTTAATTAATATATGTTATTTTCTTATGAATTGTATAATCACTAAATAagacttttttctttttgttatgaTCATACATAacatatcaaaaaaaaaaatatttctaagATATTTTAGCAAATTTACTCGtggatcaatttgggctaaaaatcaaCCCAATTTTAAATAGGTTGGATCAAAATAGGAGGCAGTTCCAAAAAGGAGTTCCCTATTTCCAGCTTGATAAAGTAAAGTCTCAGTGCCAGTTGTAAGGTTAGGAAAGCCAGGTATGATGAAATCCTCTTTTCGAATAGGAATTGATTCGATCTTATTATTAGAATATGAAGATTCAACTGAATATACTGTTTTTCAAGAAGGAATCGCCATCACCAGTGGAAGTTGAACCCGGCGATCTCTTCCTCCTGAAGTatggaaaaaggaagaaaaagcaGTCAACCACAGGGAAGGAAGGAGGTATAGCTCAACTTTCTTGCCTCTTCCTCAATCCAGTAGCGAGGTTTCAACGAGTTCTTTGTACGCGTGTAACGAAAAGTATATATACTTTTTATCCCGAATTCCCTATTACTCTCGGTCCTTGTTCTTGGTCTCTGTGAAAGATCCAGTCGATGGGAATGAATCCATGTTCAAATCTTATTACCGGGTTCGATTACGGGAAGGAAATAGAGAAGGTAAGGGACCGCTTTCCTTGTTCAAGCCGGTATTGTTTGAGTAAGTAGTAAGTAAGTGAGAAGTGGTGAATTGGCCAGGAGGAATAAAGCTTATTTCAAGTACTAATAAAAGCATTCATTACAAACTCTTGTGCTCACTTATCCCAAGTATAGGATGTTTTCCCTGAGCCTGTCTGTGTTGAATACGCTTTTTCCGTGTAGAATAGAGATTCTCTCTAAGGTTGATAGAATATACGTTTTCTTTCTCTGATTAAAGGTTGTCCAAAGAGGACTAAGAGACAGATGCTGTGCTTGCAAGTAAGCTTCAGCCAAGCATCAGATAAACCAAGTTCGGGTTGGGAAAAGGGCTATTTACCCCAGCAATATAGAATAATTATTACCCCCAGCACATCCCCAAATGAGAGCATCGTCTTTACCCCTAGAAAAAAAGAGGATCTTAATTCGGACCTCCATTTTCTGAGGCGGATCCACCTGCACTTGTTCTACGACCAAAGGCTGCCCTGGACCATAGGCCACAGCAGCTGGTGCAACAACAAGAACAACATCATATATATAGCGCCTCTGTTAATTTCTATATGGTGAAAGAACAAAATCCAATGTTCCTATATAACAAAATTTAATAAACTGGATCGATCCCCCTCTATGCCTTCTGGGTCGAGCCTGTCGCATAGGTTGCATAGAGCTTGCCTAGTGCGATTTACACCCCTCTGTGGTTTACAGCCTATTATACAATGGGGTTTACCCGGTGCGCACAGAGAGCTCACCCGAAAGGTAGAGGCTGTAGCGGCAGCGAATTTTCCTGGgattctaaaaagaaaaaaaaagaaaataaactgACCTCTGCAAGTGATAACCTTTCCAAGCGAACCATTTACATGGTAAATGCCATTGGCAGCCATTGATGACCTTTAATTGTGGTCTAGTTTTCGGGCTTTCCTATAGTCAGGTTTAATTTCTTGTATAAAAGACTATGGAATTGATAAAGAAATTCACTACAGGTGCAGGCCTTCTTATAGTGCTAGCGAAAACCAACTGGTCAAACGAGGCTGCCAAAATAATTAATAACATACCAATCTACGTATCCATAAACAGGAAAATCTAATTGAATTAGTTTTCATCCCTACCATGACGTTTGTTAGCAGTCACTGCAAATAAAACTGACACTTAATTTAGTTGCGTGTTTGGTTATTATTTATAATTTtgacacaaaataaaattctcCTTctagaagttttattttgtgtctcgtaCAATTTACACTAGTTGTACGAGgttcctttttgtctcacaaatttgtggaccccaatcttatACTAGTTGTATGGGAcgcaaaataaaattttcccctTCCTTATATCGTAATTCCCATAATTCTTATACCCCATACACCTAAAATGAGAATATTAACTTTTATACggagaattattattattattattttttatcttgCCTTTCTTACTTGATCTCTCTCTTTCTGTACCTTTTTCTTGAGAGTATTTCTACTATTTCATTTTGAAACTTAAAACTTAAAAGTGctttaaaaaaaattcagattTAGAAGAAAAATGCAAATGTTAAATTTTTTTTCAGTTTATATCAGATATTTTGTTACACCTAATTTTAACTCTACTCATAAAAATGTTATTTTGTTTGGGTAAATGAAAATATCAAGGACTacaaaatatattttattattagtTATACTGCTATTTTAGTCTATATTTGATTCTTAATTAAATTATTACAATCTATATTTGATTATTGATTATATCATGCCAATCTGTACTTGAAACTTAATTATAGTAACATAATCAATATTTGATTTTTACTCATGGTAGGACAATAATTTCAAATCAGATTTGGTAATATTACATCACCTACCCAATCGAATTAAAATTATACAAAACATTATAGTGCATAAGTGATGTAGCATAGGCCAAGGTTGTTATTGAAAAAAATTGTTGTTTTGCACGAATTCACTTAGAAAATCAGATACATTAATTGACTCTCTGCTATAGAGCCGTGGTTCTATTTATGATGGAAAATGTATTATACGACGACCCTATCAGTAATACTTATAACTATTTTGGACTGAatgtatataaaaatatttatttacatGTTTAATCTTATGGAAGTTTTCAGCAGATGACTTACACTATTgtgtcaaacaaaataaaattaacagATAGAACAACAAAATATTACATTGGACTATATTGAGCTTGACAATTAATAAGTTAATGACAATTAATAAGTTAATGACAATTAATGCATTAAACATACTCACATTCTTGTTTCTGGAacggtaaaattacttagaaacTTGTATTGAAAGAATGTCACTTTCGAAGTCACGGTGTGATGTACCTAATTCAATCGGTCATGGGATTTAAATGTTACTGTCTCCAACTTGTATAACTAGATATATTGAAGcacatcaaaaaatgaaaaagatacaCTACTCCATGTTaattgttcttcttctttcttgtcaATTCTTCGCCTTCTTTCTTGTCAAGAACGTGGACTTGAGATTTGTTTACGGTATGTTACCGATAAATTTAATAATGCTATTTATATAACTTGAAAATTAATATTAAGAAAAAATTAAATGTACGAACATATTATAACataataaaaaattaatattaagttattgtgagcacgtgattttggcCCCACATGAATTACTCTTAAagaattagatttttcttttaattgtttgtcattttaggaattattgtagaattttcttaattatttgcatttttctgtgcatgcttaattttatttaattcatgaaaatgcaaaaaaatattttgcattggcatttaggatttaattctacatttttaggttaattagcaaTTTAGTTGTCTTATAAAAAtgattaaaatcacaaaaataactcactttgcattttaaatttttaatttttgaattttatagtttttcttttaatttaggagttatttaatttttgtaaatactatGACTAGTAATTAACTTAATTTGGtagattaatttagttttaagagttaatttaggttttaaattaatttgaaaaagaaaggaaaattgaaattgaaaggaaaaagaaataagaaggtTGTTTTTGGGCCAAATTCGTAGCAGCCCAAATGATTTCCCCCCCGAAATCCGTTCAACATCCGGCCTAACTCCACCCCATACCCGGTCCGTCCCATTTAATTAGCCAAACGACGTCGATTTTGAGGTCTATGATCCCAGTCGTTGATCTTCACTCGACTAACGGCTGGGAATTGGTTTATCTAAATATATTTAATCACTCTCCGTCTCTAACCTTAGAGACTCTAAACCCTAAAACACCCGTCGCCTCAAAATCCTCAAGTCTCCATCGGCCGGCGGCGTAGCTCAATcggccccaaattaacaccacaccaCCCTTGTACCTTCCTCTTCCTAAACCTCAAAACAACTTCTCTCGAATCCCTCTCCATTtgttcgaatcttaaatctaaggcTGAAACCCTAAAGCCCCAAATTTTCCCCCGACTTCGGATCTAGGACATGCAAAGCTAAGGGGATCAATTGTGCACGTAACTGACGTTGCCCATTTGTTCTTGACAAGAATACACGGTTGACATCAAATTTGGGTTCAAATCGAAGTAGTCAGAGTTTCACCAGATCGATTtaggtatttttcttttgtttttccttctACCCATTCTGTGTTTCATCTTCTAttccctttccttttcttcagacAAAAAATTAGTAAAAGTTTTAATTTCTGAAATTAGTTCTTTCCCTTTTGGTTGTCTATGTTTGTTATTGTTCTGTTTGTTTTCTAGCTTGTTCATTTGAATTCGTTTTTGATTACTTGTTATTCATATCAGTAGGCCAACTTCTTTTCCTTTCCTGTTGTTGTTTCTATTGATCAAATTAGAAGTCTGctccctctctcttctttttgttTTAGCCAATCCTAGTCAATCGGCATTACTAGTTTCGTTATTTTGTGTTCTAAATGGTTAAATTCTTTATTTGCTGTGAATTGGAATCGTTTTTGGGTTTTGTTTAATTGGTTAATTGCTCTTTTAATTTGGAAGTCTCCTCTTGGGTTTGTGGTAGTCCAGACCTGGGCATTAGAAGCCCATTTGTTTAGGTTGAGATTTTGAATTCAGGCAGCCTGCTTTGGCTCAGGCTAGAAAGGTAAATAATAGGAATTTAAAGGGTAATATGGGGAGTTTGGACAAAAAGAATCTCTTGTAACTGAATAGGAAGCTGCTATGAAGGTGGGGGTTGGGGCTAGTTTTAACAAACAGAATTTAAAAATGAGGACTAACTAGCAAGAATGAAAATTAAAGAATGAGCAATTGGCAAATAACAGAACCAATTCTGCCCTAGAAAGCTTTTATAAAGAGGCATGTTTCTTCATTATCAAGTCAACGCTGAAAACCATTTGCATCTTGTAGTGGAAATCTGCTTGTTTTTGTTCTTTGTTTCATTATTGATCAGAATTTTCTAAAAAGGCTCCAAGAATTGTGTtcatttgggtttaatttggTTTGAAATAAGCTGGTTTTGATGTAACTGCAAGCTGATATTGCTGCTGATTTCTTTCACTTTTCTTTGTTTTGATCTTTCCATGTATTTCTTTGAACATGGAGTGGCAAATGAAGTTGTGAATGTGGTTTTTTTTTGCAGGGAAAGTGTGGTGTCTGTTGAAATTCAATAAAGATGGCTCGTGTCTGAAGCTTGATTTTCATATGTTTACTTAGGCTATTCAGCCTCTTGTCTATTTCTCCTTCTACCTCTTTCTTAAATGTCATAGATCTATAATAATAGATATTTTAGTAGTTTATGTTTAAATATTAAATCTGTGCAAAAGTTTGAAGTGGAACTATGTTAATTAGCTTGATCTCCTGCATTTTCTTGTAGTTGAACTGAGTTTAATCAGTCTCAAGCTCAATTGATTGAGTATTCCTTAGAAAAGGGGTCGATTGGATTCTTCCCCAATTGTATGGAAATGGCTGGCAGTTTATTGAAGGTTATTGTCTAGTATGCATTTGGTTCCAATGGTTTGAATTACTGGTTGTTTGTTCATTCCACAAGTCAGGGTCTGTTACATTTTGACTTATTAGATAACTGTTCTCTTAAATGGCCCAGAATTTTGGTTAAACAGTGTTAAACTCATATGTAAATTGATATAGTGTGTGCATGAATCATGAGGTAAGGTAGTAACAATTCAATGTTCAAATCTGTTAAAAATCTCGAATGGGTGGCATAATGTTTTATATATTGCTGTTCCTTTTTTATCCTCCAAATTTTTGCTGCTGTGTTGATCGCCGTATTTGGGCTCAATGTCAAGCCCAAAAGAACACTTATTCCCTCTCTCAGATCTGCTTGGGCCTTTTATGTTGGATGGACTGGTTTATATCTGAAGCCCAAGCGACCCTTTGGACTTGCGTCTGGGTCCAATCCGCTGCCGCCAAATTGTTTCTCATTCTGAAAATGGGCTCACCTTTGAAGCCCAGTCCAAGGCACAACTCATGAGTGATTAGATTCCAAAGTAGATTAATTTTGCATTGGATTGAACAAGGAAGGGTTCCTTAAGTGAACGTATTTAGTTTAGAATGGGGCGCGATATATCAATGAAACCTACAAATTATGGCCCccatataaattattaatttagtatTAAATAAGCTTGAACAATGGTAGATCGCCTTAAGCACGTAATGTTTAGTTCTAGATTGCCTCTAAAAAACGCCTAGTCCCTTTTAAaagaatttgaggcgtgccatgccaaataaaatccttAACCTatgaccctcatttaattaattttaactcttAAAATCGGAGTGTGCCATCAATTAaactttccatggccctcgcaaaactTGTTACTAATTTGAAATCTCgaagttgctttaggcgcgttatttaaattgatttcctttatttattaaattcgagtttgcatttcatgtgacccaatttaattctcaacaacgttaaataaaatgtgttgtggactacgggtgcatttcatgtggcgtggttcaaggcgtgttttaaataatgttgaatcttcctaaaaataatgaaaagcgtttaataagttaaaaaatgtaccatagtctaaaacatgtattaaaatcagataataggccagtTATAATAGTGTAAGCGACCGTGCTaagaaccacggagcccgggaatgcctaacaccttctctcgggttaacagaatttcttacttagaatttctggtttgcaaacttcaaaaggaaaatcgaatttcctcgatttgggatttaaaaataaactggtgagttgggacaccaaataaactattccaagtggcaactctaaagaattaaataaataatctcatttcgaataatgtcactttaattgaaaaaactcccttatataccttcgggtgtgtaaaaaagaggtgtgacagttatTTTAATTATAAGTAAAATATTTGGGTAAAAGTGTATTATATACTTAGCATATAATATAGAAAGTGTTGTATAAATGGGAGGGTTTATAATGTCAAAGGCATAATAGACTTTTTAGGTGAAAGGTTTGTAAAATTTGGTTAAAGTGACTATTGTGATAACTAAAGCATAATATAATAatttttgtgtaacaaaagaaagaaaagtgacttttgaATAATGAACAGAAAATTGAATGATTTCTacggaacaaaagaaagaaaaataactttTGGATAATAAACACAAAGTTAAATAACCACCCATGAAAATTACTCGCATAATAATTGGTTATAATTAACTTAAATAGAAACCTAACTGACCAACAAGAACTAGCTTTAATCTGTTCTTTGTTACTAGCCTGAataattataattttttattttatcgtTCTAATTTTACCCAAGCCTAAATAAGTGAAAACCAAATTATAGGAAAAGAAAAAAACGATGATATACAGTAGGGGTGTACAAATGAAACCGATAAATTACACCaatccgataatccgagtcaaaccgaaaAAAAAACCCgattatggtttggtttgatttggtttggtgttggaaaaaaaaacccTGAccatatttggtttggtttggttttaagtaaaaaaaatcaaaccgaaaccaaaccaacccgacattatacGTATagaagttttaaaaatatttattgtagtgtagtttataaatattttttaagctTTTTCATACTTTTATATTTTCACGTATTATTTCAAGCTTGGACTTATAATTTTTGGatgctccaataagttttatagttcATAAATAttagtaactcaaataaatcctaaa
This region includes:
- the LOC104228203 gene encoding alcohol dehydrogenase-like 3, translated to MAANGIYHVNGSLGKVITCRAAVAYGPGQPLVVEQVQVDPPQKMEVRIKILFFSRGKDDALIWGCAGEKENVYSINLRENLYSTRKKRIQHRQAQGKHPILGISEHKRGRDRRVQLPLPTNKRYSNLNTLIKFHGFATKFKVPLRGEIRRLIHYQKDKIFGVLLLQETAISQLVPIIMQVVYTIILKRMKWIIDDVGLGAAWNTADVQTGETVAVFGLGAVGLAVVEGARTRGASKIIGVDINPEKRIKGQAIGITDFINPKEIDIPVHEKIREMTEGGVHYSFECAGNLDVLREAFLSTHDGWGMTIVLGIHPTPRLLPLHPMELFVGRRIVASVFGDFKGKSQLPLFAKQCMAGVVKLDEFITHKLPFEKINEGFQLLVDGKSLRCLLHL